A stretch of DNA from Coccidioides posadasii str. Silveira chromosome 1, complete sequence:
CTCGCCCCGACCGCATGGATATCGACTCTCACAAATCAGACCTCCCCTCCCGACGCACCTCATCAGGATCAAACTCCAACTCTCGATCGAGCAGCTCTCGCCGTGAATCGCTCGGCTCCatcgaagaagaaagcaCAGGTCGGTACCCGACATTTTCCCCTACCTATATCTCCCTTTCTCCACCTAATCATCTCCGGGACATGCCGCtgaagctttttttttttcgttttttttcttcctgcGTAGGAATCGCTCAATCGTTCGTCGACAAGGAAAGCGCCCCAACTGGCGACCACTCCGGCTCCGCCAAAACGGCTCTCAACGTCCAAAGCCCGACACAGACCCCAGATTTCTGCTGCCCATGCGGTGGATTTCTGGGGTGGAAGCAGATCCGCCTTGGAGGCCGGAGGGCAAGTCGGAGCTACAGCGACCTCCGCATCTTAGGTGGCGTCCATCGCTCGAGGGGCTGGGCGTGGGAGGAGACTCCGGAAGAGCCCGCGCCGGCCGTCAAGGAAAAAGAACAGCCTCCCAAGGAATGGCAGCGTGCCCCGATTGAGAACCTTCCCGCTGAGATCCTCGGTATGCACTGTCTATCCACGCAGCAGGGACTCTTTTTTTTGATGCTGATGAAAACGCCAGACCAGATAATCTCCAATTTGGCTTTGGATATCCCACCCAATGGATACACGCCGCGGAATGTCGACTTGATATCATGTCTTTTGACTTCCCGTACGCTGCACTCTGCTACCCTCGGTGTCTTATATAGACACATCACCATTCCCCATTCAATTATCTTCTCCAAAGCATTAAACCACATTAAACAGTACCCATCCCTTGGCACCATTGTTCGACGGCTCGACTTCTCCCATTTCTCTTCCGTTGGACTGGGTCGAACCCAGCAGATGAATGTCGAGATCCAAAACCTTACCTGGAGGACGTTGCTGGAATGCTTGAACCTGCTTCCCAATTTGAAAGAATTGCTTCTGCAAGAACATGTTGAAGATGACGTGAACGGCGATGTCACACGCAAAATCCTTTCCGACATTCCCACCCTGCGAGCAGTTGACTTCTGTGGCTGCTCGTCACCCACCTTCTCCTCCGGTTTCGTCGGTGCAGTGACGCAAGATCCAAATTTCCCTGCCCAACTCCGTACGCTTCGGAGAGTGTCCCTTCATGAATGCACCAGCCTTCCAGACGAAGCTTTCCAGGCCCTCTTGCCGCGATTGATCAATTTAACCCATCTTGACGTTGCCCACACGCAAATAACCAACAAGACGCTGTTTATGATTCCCCAGAGCGCCCAAATCACGCATCTGAACCTGTCACGATGCACGCGGCTGACGGGACCTGAGGTTGTTGAATTCTTGACCACCCATCCTGCCGTCACTGACACGCTTGTGTATCTGAACCTGATGTCAGATGCTTCGAGACACAGAATTCTCGAAGAAGAGGACGTCGAGACCCTTCTGCCACATCTCACTCCCACGCTACGGTCCCTCAACCTTGGTGGCGCCAGAATCACCTCTGCGCAGATGCCAATGCTTCTCAAACTTTCCAAGCATGTAGAGGAACTAGGTCTCAATTCGGCTAACATCACCATCGACGATATCAATTCGTTCTTCAGGCCTTTCCCTCTCTCTAACGAGCACCAGATGGATGTCGAATGGGTTCGCCCAGCCCTGCGCTATCTCGACCTTACCAAGAATCCACACCTGACGCAAGCGACGCTTCTCAATCCTAAATCATGCCTCCTTGTGACTCCGCAAAGCTATCCGCTGCACGTCATCGAATTGACCGAGCGGATCATCACTCCTCTGCGTCAGCGTAGTCCACGCAATGGCTGGGTGGTGAGAGACCTGGGAAGACGAGGGTGGTACGTTCGCGAGCCGCCGACAAACCCGAACGAAATGAAGATGATGCCACGAGACGACGGTCGACGGTCGTGGAAGATGGGGGCGCGCTGGTGGGGGATGAGGAAGATCCCGGTCTGTGTCGGTGATGTTGGTGGGATATACGGCCATTACATGTTCAAGAAGTGATCTTTTCCACCGTCAAACTggatctttcttcttttctcctttttttgttGAAGGGGTGTGTTAAATGCTCTAGGCTCCTCTGATTCCATCTGGAATTTTTATTCCCAGCTAGTGTCCGTCGGCCACTTTTTCCCCTAGTTATTATCTATCGATCTGGCAGTTCGGGCAGGTCTGGGAGTATTATTGCAACAGTCCACTCCGGTATGGTTGggttctttttctccttctcccaaTATAACTATGTATGTATttaattttcctttttcttttcctttcccttttttttttttttttttccccctgtCGCACGTTCTAGCCAGCACTGTTACTGTTAAAATGTTTCAAATGGCGGAAAAGTCGCGAgtttttatttatctttactTTGATTGATACCAGGTTTTATGCAAGTATGGATTGACCGCAGGCAACAAGCATCATATTCCCTGTCTTTATTTCAAcgggttttctttttttcttcttttattttttattttttatttttttttttttcttgtgTTTGTATGTTTTATAAGTATCCATTGAAtttctgattggctggtcCAGGGACTAGGGttgatgtacggagtacaataATTCATATCCAGATATTATTCTTGTTTTTTTGCAGAGGTGATAAGAGCATCGTTTCTGGACTGACTCTGCAGGTGTTCTAGTGCGTGGAACAGCCCCGACAGGCTTGAATAGCTGAACAGAGAATGCTCCCAAGCACCATGAGCAATGTTAAACAACTACTTTCACAGggtctttttcttctttcttttcttttttttttttgggtaaATGACAAGCACgacagtactccgtatgctATGTGCGTATTAACTGTCAAACGACCCGAGTGCTACCTAAGCCACGTAAAACTTCCTGCGCCGAGGACGCCATTTTTGAGCCTCAAAAGTCGCGTAAAAAAGGAGAACAAAAGGATTATTATTAGAGTTTCGGTTTGGGGTCATGACTTCATCTCCATGTCTCGTTCATCAAACGGGTCTCCAAATGCATCTGTGAGAAAGGGAAGTTGCACGCCCGGCCGGTTGTTGTTTAGCAATTTTGATATTAAATTGAATAATTGAGGGAGGGGTGGGGAGAGAAAAGATGGTGGTGATGAAGGCGGAGGATGTATGTGATTTTGGGAAACATTTTCACGAACCTAGATTGAAATCTTTATCGAGCACATTCTCCCACTCCCGTCGATAGTCCTCTTGCGCTTGCTGGGTGTTCCATAACGCTCCTGGTGGGCCGTTGCGGATTAGCTCCTCCTCGGCAGCGGTCGATGTTGTGGACGTTGTGGTCGCCGTCGTCGTTGGCCCCGTTGCTGCGGCTGCGGACATTGTTGATGATGACATCCCCGGAGCTTGGGTGGAAGCAGCTCCGCTCGCGCCGGCGCTGGGGGTCGCGAGAACATCTTCTGTTGAGCTCATTCCGGCTATGGGTGGTAGTTTAGATTGGGAGGCGGGTGGGGAGAGGCTGGCTGGAGCATACGTTGCTGCGGCGCTGTGTGTGTTTCTGGGTGTTTGTGGGATGGTGGGTTGGTTGTTGGATGTCGTGGAggagggagaggaagaagagaccATCTCCGAGTCGCCGTCGCGGTCTGGGAGTTTGTTTGTTTAGTTAAGTTCGCGTCAAGTACGGACGAAAACAGAGTGGGTGGGAGCGGGCGCAGGGCGGGGCGGGGAGGAATTGCTTTACCCATTGCGAGTCCCGTTGCTGTGTGGGGTCCGGGGATTGCCGTTCGACTGCAGAGAAATATTCTTTCGGCTATATATAGATAGATAGATAGATAGATAGAAAGGTATTCTGCGACGATAAGTATTAAACAGCCTGCTGTCCTGACAAGTCCGAAGCCTTGATCGCGGTGGTCCTGCGCGTTGCTCCGTCCAAAGCTGCCGTTCAAGTTGCTCTCCGCAGATCGACTCTCGGtcttatcttatcaatcAGTCATGTGACACAGCCTCTCGAAACGATCTCTTCCAAGTAACGAATCCTATTTTTGATCTTTGGCGGCGTCTCGACGTCACAGGTCTGGGTAATTTTGTGCTTGTATCTGGGTGTCAGAAAATGAGTCGCTGGTCAAGCTGTGGTATTATCCAGGGAGTGTTTTCCACTCTTTTGGCTCAGTGATTAGTACTCTGGTGTGTCAACAAGTGCCTGAAGTCCTTAAAGTGGCTAGTTACAAAGAGCGATTTTGAATTGTTCCCCTCTGGTGACTTGAGAGGTGCTTGATTATGCGCACCAGCCAAAAAGCCCAACGCAGCAAATTCGGGACACAATAAATCTGACATACAGTCTATAATAAAAAGTGTTCTTTAGGGATACAGACTTGAAGGTATGGACATTGATCTCTTTAAATCTGTACAAATACTCAAACCATCTCCTGTCTTCTGTTAAATGGGACTATGCCGCCTGGGACTGCAAACAAGTCTGAGTAGGACCGAGTAACTAACAGAGGAAGCAAATTCTACTCACAGGTTTTGCTGCTCTGACACTAGGATATTTTTAGCTAGTATATCATACTTCCGTCCCGAGTATTCCGCATACAAGTCTTCATTTACTGTCTCCTCATGTGAGATTGGGATTGATTTAAATACAGCAAATTTCATCCCAATCATTCTGCAAGCAGCCGCTTCATAACCTTTAATTAATAAAGGCAAAGACTTGTTACCAAAGTGCCATCACAAATTTTCACATCCTATATGTCAGTAGGTGTATGAAGAGAGATGGGGTATGAGAGACAGAGAATGTCAAGTATCTCAGTCTTTAATTCAAGCATACATAAAAAGTACCATCGACCTCATTCTCTTGATCATAATAATATCTATAGGATACCTCTctatctacggagtacaaagtACCGGATTCCAAGTCTGAATGAATCATATGGAAGTACTTTGTACTCTGTATAAGGGGGCCTAGACCAGTAAGCTGGAAATGGTGGAGGCAATGAGCAAATCTTAATCTTAACCGTGATTTTTATACCGTACTTCGGAAGAAAAAGTAATTTTGATGTAGTTTGTTCTGGGATTGTGCTCTCTCCGGAGATACTCAGACAACACCTCTTTCTCTCGGTACCCAAGTTCCCGGCCGCAATCAGGAGCCCCAATTAAACCAGTGAACTAGTTAAGCCTTAAGTTGATCCTCGCTTTTCCCGCTCACTCTCCGCACCATCATTCTTGACCGCCGAAGGGACCTGAGACACAGATACATGTGCGACATCATCGTTATCAATCAAGTAGACAAGCAGTTGATCAAGCAGTATATCCACTATTGTCTCTTGTTCCTGCCCTTTGTCAATTCACATCATTCGCTTATTTCTTAACAACTCTAGCCGAAGTGGGTGCTTTAATCAATCCTCTCAGCCATGAACAATCCAAAGCACATCCCAGACGCATGGGATGATGATTGGGAGGAACAAGTTGATGTATGTTGTTAACCCTTCACAAGTTCATTCCTATCCGTCCCCAGAACCAAATTTTAGTCCCAATCAGCAAAATATAAGAATACTTGCAGTCTGTCGCCGCGGTGATGATAAACAGGAACTAACAACATCACAGAACAAAACTCAAGACTCCCCGGTTCCCACACCCGCTCCCCAGCAAGAATCAGGAAAGAAGATCTCTTCAAGAGCCAAAAAAGCACAACTACGCGCCCAACATGCAGAGTTCAATCGGCAGCTCTGGGCGGAGGCCGAAGCAGAAGCGTACGTCCCTTTTAGCAATCTACGCATCCTCCGTAttgggagaaaaaaaaaaaaaaaaaaaaaaaaaaaaattggccTGCCCAACGGGAATGCGACATATCGTGAGGTCGGTGCTAACATATATCTACGTTTTGTTCTTCCAGCGGATCCAACCAAATGTCCCACTACCTCGAATCCCGCTCCAAAGTTCCTCTCAAATCCGAATACAAGCCAACGGTCAAAGTCCTCAGTCGCAATCCTCAATCCTCCCCTGGTCTCAGCGCTGCAACCGCAGGACTACAAAGAGTGACGATCTCGCCTCGTCGCGCCACTGGCAATAATGACAATGCAAACGAGAACGAAGACGAAGACAACTCTGACGAGGAAACCAAACAGCCGAAGGAACTCACCCCGGAAGAACGCCTGGCGATAGCCCAGCGcgaaagggaagaaaagcaaCGCAAGTATGAAGAAGTTCGGGAACGCCTGTTTGGAAGCTCCAATGCTGGGTCCGGCGCGTCATCTCCGGGTAGCACGACGCCGCCACggcaacagcagcagccgcAGCATACTAGCGGAGAAAATAAATGGAAGGGAAAGGCTCGATCAAATGGAGCTAATAGAGATAGAGGCGAGAGGAGGGATTCGTCTTCTAGATCCGCGAGAGGCAGACAGCTGTACGATCCGAATTACGTTCCTAAGCCAAATTCGAATCATGGAAAGAGAAGGGAAACCAGACAGCAATTTGGCGGCGGAGAAGATTCAAGGCCGCGGTCTCAGCCCCAATCACAGTCTCCTCAGCCTCAGATGCCCATTCGAAGTCCAAGGGGTCCCGATGGGAGTGGACCTGGTGGATTTGGTTTTGCCGAGCGAGGTAGTGGGGCTGCGCCTCGCTGAAAGGTGTTCACACCGATTATTATCATTATTTCTGAAGGCTATGGATATTGGTAgaaggaaggaaaaaggacTGGCCAGTCGAACTGTCATGACTGAAAATCACGGAACCGTTCCCAACGCCGTTACCACCACCGAACCTATTCCAAGATAAACCAAAAATGAAAACAACACCAGAATTGCGCTAAATTTTACGGCAGAGGTCTTCCGGAATTAATGGCGTTCGCCAGCATCGATGTGTCGGGTCGATTTTCTATATCAAACGTCAGAACGGGGACCACCTCCTTGGTGCAGCGGGAACTTGAAATACGTACCGGCGTATCTCTGATAGCTATCCAAGTATAGTTCATCTGAACTCGTTGTGGCCATGATCTGGTCATTGGCTTCTATGGCATCCACCCACGCAGCCCAGCGACTGCCTTTCTCTGGATCTGGCCACCCACGATATGGCTTTAATACGCGACTCAGCCTAAGCATCCAGGGCGCAAATTGAATGTCGACAAAGGAGATGTCTGGCCCAAGGAAGAACGGTCCCGTTACATGGGACGCGTTGACGAGTTTGCTAATATCGTCCTTTAACTCTTCCGTATACTCGATCTGTTTCTGGAAATCTTGCTCTTGGAGAAGACGATAGAAACAGGGTATGATATGCCGGTTTACCTAACGCGTGGTCGTTAGCTGTATGGCCAAAATGAAATAAAAGACTTTATACACACATGGTCTGCCCACAATCGGCAATGCGCCCGAAGTTGTGGTTTTCCGGGAGGCAAGAGAGGATTCCCGGCATCGAGATCGTCGAGCTATTATTCGAAGATCAGTACACCAAGCAATCCTCTTCAGTCCAATGGAGAACTTACATATTCCAACAAAACGGTACTTTCGTGACAAGCCCAGTTGCCGTGACGTATAGCCGGAACTAACCCCCGCGGATTGACCTCCAACAGCGAATCCGGCTTTCTATAGGGGTCAACTTCGATGTATTGGTACGGTATTCCCTTAACTTCAAGTGCAATCCAAACCCGCTGGACGAAAGGGCTACGGAAAAAAGGGTAATAGTGGTCAATCCCTGTCTGCGAGAACGAGTCGTGTAGAGTCGTTGCGAGACTTGGGGGACTTACCAAAAGCAACTGGCGTAAAGCTTGAGATCGCTCTCTCGTTTATGTTTGTTCACCGTTAGCCAAGCGTAGCCGGACGCCTTTTTGTGGTACGTTTTGAGCTGTTGGCTCTGTTTTTGGTCAGTCATTGCGATTCTGGAGTAGTGTAGAAATCTTAGGAGTAATTTATTTCGCATTGTCTTGTACTCCAGACcaggagaagagaaataaGACTAAAGATTGATCGATGAAAGTGTCCAATGATGGGGGTCTTGATGTTTGAGTCGAAGCTGCGGTACTCCTCTCCAGACGGAAACAGTTGGGAAAATGCGATGACGTCAAAGCCCGGATGTACTTCGCCGGCTTCAACAGCGCAAAACAAAACAAGCTGCTGCTTAGCGAAACAACATTAGGGATACTTACGatggcctttttcttttccttctcgtcCTTTATCAGAAACCGCTGCACactgttcttcttgatccGATCACTTTCTTCCAGAGTATGTCTATGCGATCCACCGGCCGTGACGGACCTGCCATTGGCCCCGTTCCCATTTACTCGTTGAATTGTGTAATATCTCGCTCCTGTCGCGCCCGGATGGCCCTCGGGTAGCATCGTACTCGGTGCTAACACGCCAAACGGTTGGGAAGCCGTCGGCGCATTGACTCCGGACGTGGCAGGTAATGAGTCAACAGCGCCGGCGAGCGCCGAGATCCCCATGTCCAGATCCGGGGCCATGGTCAAAGCTCCCGGGAAGTACTCTGTGATTTTTATTTTAACGTCGCATAGATTCCTCTCGCGCGCGATACGTTTGCGCTTCTTTTTGTTTGGGTCGGCAGATTTGGGGGTTCCCGGTGGGCGACCTTTCAGTCGACAGTCCCAGTAATGGGATATAAAAGGTTTGCGTTTGTAACGCTGAGTAGAGCGGTGGGAGTAGACGTTGTCGACATGTGGAAAATAGGTCTGAAATCTAGAAAGAGAGTCAGCGGGGAAAGGAGTCCAGGTCGCCGAGGTATGTGAAGAGCCGGAAGAACGAAAACCGAGACATACTCCTCCTCACTCAGGACGATAGTACCCTCAACATTGAACAGTCTTTCTCTCCAACGCTGTAGATCTGGCGGCTCAGGAATGAGTTTCATATTCTTAAAATGACTTGTACCGTCATTGCTTAACCCCGGTGCTGCAGGGCTCGATTGGATAGGACTGGGAAAGTGGCATATTAGGTTTTGAAGAGTCGGCTGTTGCTGTTGTGAAGGTGTTTGCGACGGCAAGTTATGTTGGATCTGCGGCGCGCCCGATGGAGGGCAGGGAGGAAGTGACATCGGGTGGCCGTGGTTACTACGTGGCTGGATGAATTCTGGATGCGCTGGAAGCCCATAATTTGGTGAAGGCGGTGGAATAGGGGATGGTTGACCAAGATGCTGAGGAGCAGCCGCCTGGCGACTCTCTAGCAAAGTATACTGCGGTGCGGTAATCGCTGGGACGGAATTACTGTCAGGAGCCACGCTGGTCTGGCTTTGACGCGGTTGCCTTTGAATTGAGGATTGGCCAATGCTGCTACCATGATTCTGCGCCTCAGGGGTCGAGATTTCTGGGTCGACAACAATGGCAGCGTGCGCCGGCTCGTTCTGAGCTTGTTCAGTGACGATGGCGGCGGTCGCAATTGCGTCAGTGGTAGGTACAGCATCGACCATTATTTGATCCCATGCTTGCCCGTCCTTCAGGCCTTCCTGGCCAGGGCCCTCTTGCACCCTGGGCTCTTCAGAGTCCCCGGGCAACTGCCCTTGATTATGTGTACCACCATTTTTAATCTCGGCCTCTAGGTCGCGATCCAAGCTCAATCCGTGCTCGTTCAGGGGAGTTCTAGGTAAGGCTCCAAGTTCTGGCGATGGTTGTGGTGGTGGCAATTGGGGTGGATTTGTCGGTGTTTCTGACCCTGCGTCGTCCATCATCGCGGAGGAGAGCATCCATAGGGCTCACCTGGTGGAGCTTGGGGTCCCTAAAATCGGCGCGAGATTTGCTCCAGCGACGTCGACCGGCTGTGGATGGCTGTTTGGCGGCTTGTCGAGGCATCGTTGAAGCGGCGAGGCTTTTGCACGCGATCAGAGTAGTCACTCATCACGTGGCGAAGTACATATGTTGATTACTAATCACTAACTGGTTTACTTACATAATCCACCACCGGAAGAAAAAccaaaatcaaaatatcTTCAATTTCCTGACCCATCCACTTCAACGCGCAATTATGCCACCAGTTCGCAAGAAAAATGCTAGAAActctatagaaatagaggGAAGACTTGAACTTGCAATAAATGCTATTAAAAAAACAGGGGGTTGCCTCAATTCTTGAAGCTGCACGTCTATATGGGGTGCCTTGTACGACTGCAGGATTGACTTAAGAGCAGGCCTGCAAGGGTGAATTTACGCGCAAATTTAACCAAATTCACTAAGGCTGAAGAAGATCAGCTAGTTCAATGAGTGCTGGACCTGGATAAATGAGCATTACCCCCGCGGCCAGcatttgttgagaatatggCTAATCATCTTCTTGCGATATGAGATCCTACCTCTCCTCCCCCTGTGTTGGCAAGAACTGGGTGACAATCTGATTAAACACCATATGGAGCTCAAATGCTGCTATTCCAGACGCTATAATTATGAGCGagcaaaatgtgaggatAGGAAGGTtattcagcagctggatattCGACTGCAAACCCCTACTCCCTCAGCTAGCCAATCTAGCAAGTCCCAGTCATCCTGGATCCTACAAACACCAAGCAACCCCCGGCAGTTGCATAGGCAGGTggataagatcaagaatcttgtGGGGCAGGGACTTGAGAGCTCACCTCAAGGCTTGATGGAAGGATTTGATCAAATTATCAAGGCCTGTGAATATGGGATGGTCAATGCCACTattatgaagaagcaatatcaGGATATATTTGGGGcaaatgagaaagagaagcaaacACGCAAGAAATCTAGGCACCAGATTCAACATGAAGGAGGTTTAACTAGAGAAGAAGCTCAGGCTCTTATTATTCCACCTGCTGAGGTAGTTGAACTGCCTGCTACTCAACCCTCTGGAGGCCCCAGCTTCTGAGCCTGCATGATGCTCACGGGCTCCACCAAGGTGTACGAACTGCCAAATTGTAGgccatacaagaagaagctgcccTAATCCCAGTGTAATCTAATTTAATTAGTTGTTGTTGAGCATTGATAATTTGGATTAAAATCTATTTAATTACCATACAGTGATTTTGGTGGCCGGCTCGGTGGTGGATTAcgttaactagttatagaaAACTGCATATTAGTAGTATGCTTTCAACGACGATAACTTGCAGCGGTTGCTCGCTGGACGCGGGTGTCACTTTGGTATCCCTTGAAGCGTGCACCTCTTAATTGCAGCGCTAAGTCCAGACATGGCTTCCCATCCGCTTACATTCGCTTTTTCTGCCTTTTCTTGTCTGCCTGTGTGTTGTCAAACGGGAACCCGCTCATCCTCTTATCTGCCCCTGTTCTCCTGCTGATTCGGCCCTTTGTGCTTGCAAACAGCATACACCAGAGGCCTATTGCTGACAGTCCTCCGGAAACCATCATTCCCACCATATAAGCTACACCCCCTCCCCAGACAACCCATGTATATGCATAGACCGCTGCCGTGGCATGGAGCGCGGAAGTTATCATAAGCGTCGGCACGGCGTAGGGGGCTTTGGGGTCGTTTTCTTCGGGGCTTATGCCATATTCGGACGTTAGCGGGATGGACCCGGTTAGAATCACGGTTAGGACGGAGAGTGTAATCAGAGTTAAGCCAAGTGAGCGCGCAAAGTAGACTTCCAAtcctaaagaaaagatccGGGTAAGCCGGGCAGCCCATTCCTTTTGTAATCAGCAGACAACAAGCCTTACCAGATGGGGGGCGAGGCTCGTCAAGGAGCAAGGCGATGATCAGTTTGGGCGACGCGACGAGGGTTAAGCCCTGCAAACTTAGCCAGGCGCCTGTGCCATACGTATACATGTAGAAGACCTGTAAAGCAAAGGTTAGCAGGTGGAGTAGGACCGATCTTAAGGCAGGGGATAGTTCTCACGTCCATGATGGTCGAGAGGGTAAGATTCGACAACGTAAAGCGGTTCGAGACAGCTGTGTACGTTCGAACCCAAGAAGCAGCTTTGCTTTTGTATCCCGGCGCTGGGATGCGCGAAACTTGCTGGGTGAAGGCGGTGGTGATGTCATTGGGCTCTGCCAACAGCACCGACAGCCATGAAACTGTCCGTTCTCCGCGTGCCCAATGCAAGATATCAGCTTCGTATCAAATAAGAATGCAGCCTAGATCTCGTTGAATTTGTACTTCTGCAGCTACTACAGTCCTTAGTTACAACGAACCAATTGTTTGCTACGTTCGCAGGTGAGACAATTGGATTTCGTCGGTGATGGCCCTCATTTTGAAGCAATCAGCCATGGTTTAAAGGGAAAGTAATTAAGGATGATTCCCAATTTTATTATCAGAACCGGATATTATCAAGAAGTGCAGACACCACAAACAACGCCAAGTTACATGCAGGCGGCCGTAGAATCAGATATTAAACAGTTAATACTTTCTCTTCGTGAAATATTTTCAATTTTCTTGACAGTCTATATGTTGCCGGACCGTATATATCTTGTAAAACTGCCGTCTTCATTTCCTGCTTCAGAAGACTCGGCAAGTGCCTTCTTGTACCTCTGTGATAAGTTGGCGTCATCTCGCCGGTCGGAGGGGCCGGCAGTCTCTTCGTCTTCATCTGTGtcgctttcttcttcaataTCTGATACCGTTTCGGGCTCATCTGCCTTCTTTGATCCGGAGACATTCATGTCCTGAAGTAGCTTTCCCAGCTCGACTTCTCTTCGTGAttccttctccttttccctttcaGC
This window harbors:
- a CDS encoding uncharacterized protein (EggNog:ENOG410PP0W~COG:S~TransMembrane:4 (i12-34o46-67i88-111o117-140i)~BUSCO:15011at33183); the protein is MDVFYMYTYGTGAWLSLQGLTLVASPKLIIALLLDEPRPPSGLEVYFARSLGLTLITLSVLTVILTGSIPLTSEYGISPEENDPKAPYAVPTLMITSALHATAAVYAYTWVVWGGGVAYMVGMMVSGGLSAIGLWCMLFASTKGRISRRTGADKRMSGFPFDNTQADKKRQKKRM
- a CDS encoding uncharacterized protein (EggNog:ENOG410PIWC~COG:O), with amino-acid sequence MLSSAMMDDAGSETPTNPPQLPPPQPSPELGALPRTPLNEHGLSLDRDLEAEIKNGGTHNQGQLPGDSEEPRVQEGPGQEGLKDGQAWDQIMVDAVPTTDAIATAAIVTEQAQNEPAHAAIVVDPEISTPEAQNHGSSIGQSSIQRQPRQSQTSVAPDSNSVPAITAPQYTLLESRQAAAPQHLGQPSPIPPPSPNYGLPAHPEFIQPRSNHGHPMSLPPCPPSGAPQIQHNLPSQTPSQQQQPTLQNLICHFPSPIQSSPAAPGLSNDGTSHFKNMKLIPEPPDLQRWRERLFNVEGTIVLSEEEFQTYFPHVDNVYSHRSTQRYKRKPFISHYWDCRLKGRPPGTPKSADPNKKKRKRIARERNLCDVKIKITEYFPGALTMAPDLDMGISALAGAVDSLPATSGVNAPTASQPFGVLAPSTMLPEGHPGATGARYYTIQRVNGNGANGRSVTAGGSHRHTLEESDRIKKNSVQRFLIKDEKEKKKAISQQLKTYHKKASGYAWLTVNKHKRESDLKLYASCFCPFVQRVWIALEVKGIPYQYIEVDPYRKPDSLLEVNPRGLVPAIRHGNWACHESTVLLEYLDDLDAGNPLLPPGKPQLRAHCRLWADHVNRHIIPCFYRLLQEQDFQKQIEYTEELKDDISKLVNASHVTGPFFLGPDISFVDIQFAPWMLRLSRVLKPYRGWPDPEKGSRWAAWVDAIEANDQIMATTSSDELYLDSYQRYAENRPDTSMLANAINSGRPLP
- a CDS encoding uncharacterized protein (EggNog:ENOG410PK83~COG:S~BUSCO:4125at33183), translating into MDPPPHATDVCPLHSPRPDRMDIDSHKSDLPSRRTSSGSNSNSRSSSSRRESLGSIEEESTGIAQSFVDKESAPTGDHSGSAKTALNVQSPTQTPDFCCPCGGFLGWKQIRLGGRRASRSYSDLRILGGVHRSRGWAWEETPEEPAPAVKEKEQPPKEWQRAPIENLPAEILDQIISNLALDIPPNGYTPRNVDLISCLLTSRTLHSATLGVLYRHITIPHSIIFSKALNHIKQYPSLGTIVRRLDFSHFSSVGLGRTQQMNVEIQNLTWRTLLECLNLLPNLKELLLQEHVEDDVNGDVTRKILSDIPTLRAVDFCGCSSPTFSSGFVGAVTQDPNFPAQLRTLRRVSLHECTSLPDEAFQALLPRLINLTHLDVAHTQITNKTLFMIPQSAQITHLNLSRCTRLTGPEVVEFLTTHPAVTDTLVYLNLMSDASRHRILEEEDVETLLPHLTPTLRSLNLGGARITSAQMPMLLKLSKHVEELGLNSANITIDDINSFFRPFPLSNEHQMDVEWVRPALRYLDLTKNPHLTQATLLNPKSCLLVTPQSYPLHVIELTERIITPLRQRSPRNGWVVRDLGRRGWYVREPPTNPNEMKMMPRDDGRRSWKMGARWWGMRKIPVCVGDVGGIYGHYMFKK
- a CDS encoding uncharacterized protein (EggNog:ENOG410PPBA), translated to MNNPKHIPDAWDDDWEEQVDNKTQDSPVPTPAPQQESGKKISSRAKKAQLRAQHAEFNRQLWAEAEAEAGSNQMSHYLESRSKVPLKSEYKPTVKVLSRNPQSSPGLSAATAGLQRVTISPRRATGNNDNANENEDEDNSDEETKQPKELTPEERLAIAQREREEKQRKYEEVRERLFGSSNAGSGASSPGSTTPPRQQQQPQHTSGENKWKGKARSNGANRDRGERRDSSSRSARGRQLYDPNYVPKPNSNHGKRRETRQQFGGGEDSRPRSQPQSQSPQPQMPIRSPRGPDGSGPGGFGFAERGSGAAPR
- a CDS encoding uncharacterized protein (EggNog:ENOG410PZDS~BUSCO:16425at33183), with the protein product MDRDGDSEMVSSSSPSSTTSNNQPTIPQTPRNTHSAAATYAPASLSPPASQSKLPPIAGMSSTEDVLATPSAGASGAASTQAPGMSSSTMSAAAATGPTTTATTTSTTSTAAEEELIRNGPPGALWNTQQAQEDYRREWENVLDKDFNLDAFGDPFDERDMEMKS